In Tachysurus fulvidraco isolate hzauxx_2018 chromosome 1, HZAU_PFXX_2.0, whole genome shotgun sequence, a single window of DNA contains:
- the LOC113644113 gene encoding cell wall protein DAN4-like isoform X5 — translation MLLVILFVGAVLFTEESVAQTTSDTNGTATTDVYTGNGSFTSATTLSSTTGSTSTDTTTGSGSITNTTTLPSTTENTSTDTTTGSGSITSATTLPSTTSSGPITSATTLSSTTGSTSTDTTTGSGSITSATTLSSTTGSTSTTTTTGSGSTTSATTLSSTTGSTSTDTTTGSGSTTSATTLSSTTGSTSTDTTTGSGSTTSATTLSSTTGSTSTATTTQTTSNTNGTANTGVYMYPVRLGLRAFIRTSVPLDKDKANAILQQYLGYIAYYNVSGKVTSIKQL, via the exons ATGCTACTCGTAATCCTTTTCGTTGGTGCGGTTCTTTTTACAGAGGAGTCAGTAG CTCAGACCACATCGGACACAAATGGAACAGCTACCACTGATGTTTATa CTGGAAACGGATCATTCACAAGCGCTACCACATTGTCTAGTACAA CTGGGAGCACATCAACCGATACCACAA CTGGAAGTGGATCAATCACAAACACTACCACATTGCCTAGTACAA CTGAGAACACATCAACTGATACTACAA CTGGAAGCGGATCAATCACAAGCGCTACCACATTGCCTAGTACAA CTTCAAGCGGACCAATTACAAGCGCTACCACATTGTCTAGTACAA CTGGGAGCACATCAACTGATACTACAA CTGGAAGCGGATCAATCACAAGCGCTACCACATTGTCTAGTACAA CTGGGAGCACATCAACCACTACCACAA CTGGAAGCGGATCAACCACAAGCGCTACCACATTGTCTAGTACAA CTGGGAGCACATCAACTGATACTACAA CTGGAAGCGGATCAACCACAAGCGCTACCACATTGTCTAGTACAA CTGGGAGCACATCAACTGATACTACAA CTGGAAGCGGATCAACCACAAGCGCTACCACATTGTCTAGTACAA CTGGGAGCACATCAACCGCTACCACAA CTCAGACCACATCGAACACAAATGGAACAGCTAACACTGGTGTTTATA TGTATCCTGTCCGTCTCGGGCTGCGAGCTTTCATAAGAACTTCTGTGCCACTGGATAAAGATAAAGCCAATGCCATTTTGCAGCAG taTTTAGGATACATAGCATACTACAACGTAAGTGGCAAAGTAACAAGCATTAAGCAGTTATGA
- the LOC113644113 gene encoding Y' element ATP-dependent helicase YEL077C-like isoform X28, whose product MLLVILFVGAVLFTEESVAQTTSDTNGTATTDVYTGNGSFTSATTLSSTTGSTSTDTTTGSGSITNTTTLPSTTENTSTDTTTGSGSITSATTLPSTTGSTSTATTTSSGPITSATTLSSTTGSTSTDTTTGSGSTTSATTLSSTTGSTSTDTTTGSGSTTSATTLSSTTGSTSTATTTQTTSNTNGTANTGVYMYPVRLGLRAFIRTSVPLDKDKANAILQQYLGYIAYYNVSGKVTSIKQL is encoded by the exons ATGCTACTCGTAATCCTTTTCGTTGGTGCGGTTCTTTTTACAGAGGAGTCAGTAG CTCAGACCACATCGGACACAAATGGAACAGCTACCACTGATGTTTATa CTGGAAACGGATCATTCACAAGCGCTACCACATTGTCTAGTACAA CTGGGAGCACATCAACCGATACCACAA CTGGAAGTGGATCAATCACAAACACTACCACATTGCCTAGTACAA CTGAGAACACATCAACTGATACTACAA CTGGAAGCGGATCAATCACAAGCGCTACCACATTGCCTAGTACAA CTGGGAGCACATCAACCGCTACCACAA CTTCAAGCGGACCAATTACAAGCGCTACCACATTGTCTAGTACAA CTGGGAGCACATCAACTGATACTACAA CTGGAAGCGGATCAACCACAAGCGCTACCACATTGTCTAGTACAA CTGGGAGCACATCAACTGATACTACAA CTGGAAGCGGATCAACCACAAGCGCTACCACATTGTCTAGTACAA CTGGGAGCACATCAACCGCTACCACAA CTCAGACCACATCGAACACAAATGGAACAGCTAACACTGGTGTTTATA TGTATCCTGTCCGTCTCGGGCTGCGAGCTTTCATAAGAACTTCTGTGCCACTGGATAAAGATAAAGCCAATGCCATTTTGCAGCAG taTTTAGGATACATAGCATACTACAACGTAAGTGGCAAAGTAACAAGCATTAAGCAGTTATGA
- the LOC113644113 gene encoding uncharacterized protein YBL113C-like isoform X18, whose protein sequence is MLLVILFVGAVLFTEESVAQTTSDTNGTATTDVYTGNGSFTSATTLSSTTGSTSTDTTTGSGSITNTTTLPSTTENTSTDTTTGSGSITSATTLPSTTGSTSTATTTSSGPITSATTLSSTTGSTSTDTTTGSGSTTSATTLSSTTGSGSTTSATTLSSTTGSTSTDTTTGSGSTTSATTLSSTTGSTSTATTTQTTSNTNGTANTGVYMYPVRLGLRAFIRTSVPLDKDKANAILQQYLGYIAYYNVSGKVTSIKQL, encoded by the exons ATGCTACTCGTAATCCTTTTCGTTGGTGCGGTTCTTTTTACAGAGGAGTCAGTAG CTCAGACCACATCGGACACAAATGGAACAGCTACCACTGATGTTTATa CTGGAAACGGATCATTCACAAGCGCTACCACATTGTCTAGTACAA CTGGGAGCACATCAACCGATACCACAA CTGGAAGTGGATCAATCACAAACACTACCACATTGCCTAGTACAA CTGAGAACACATCAACTGATACTACAA CTGGAAGCGGATCAATCACAAGCGCTACCACATTGCCTAGTACAA CTGGGAGCACATCAACCGCTACCACAA CTTCAAGCGGACCAATTACAAGCGCTACCACATTGTCTAGTACAA CTGGGAGCACATCAACTGATACTACAA CTGGAAGCGGATCAACCACAAGCGCTACCACATTGTCTAGTACAA CTGGAAGCGGATCAACCACAAGCGCTACCACATTGTCTAGTACAA CTGGGAGCACATCAACTGATACTACAA CTGGAAGCGGATCAACCACAAGCGCTACCACATTGTCTAGTACAA CTGGGAGCACATCAACCGCTACCACAA CTCAGACCACATCGAACACAAATGGAACAGCTAACACTGGTGTTTATA TGTATCCTGTCCGTCTCGGGCTGCGAGCTTTCATAAGAACTTCTGTGCCACTGGATAAAGATAAAGCCAATGCCATTTTGCAGCAG taTTTAGGATACATAGCATACTACAACGTAAGTGGCAAAGTAACAAGCATTAAGCAGTTATGA
- the LOC113644113 gene encoding Y' element ATP-dependent helicase YEL077C-like isoform X32 gives MLLVILFVGAVLFTEESVAQTTSDTNGTATTDVYTGNGSFTSATTLSSTTGSTSTDTTTGSGSITNTTTLPSTTGSTSTATTTSSGPITSATTLSSTTGSTSTTTTTGSGSTTSATTLSSTTGSTSTDTTTGSGSTTSATTLSSTTGSTSTDTTTGSGSTTSATTLSSTTGSTSTATTTQTTSNTNGTANTGVYMYPVRLGLRAFIRTSVPLDKDKANAILQQYLGYIAYYNVSGKVTSIKQL, from the exons ATGCTACTCGTAATCCTTTTCGTTGGTGCGGTTCTTTTTACAGAGGAGTCAGTAG CTCAGACCACATCGGACACAAATGGAACAGCTACCACTGATGTTTATa CTGGAAACGGATCATTCACAAGCGCTACCACATTGTCTAGTACAA CTGGGAGCACATCAACCGATACCACAA CTGGAAGTGGATCAATCACAAACACTACCACATTGCCTAGTACAA CTGGGAGCACATCAACCGCTACCACAA CTTCAAGCGGACCAATTACAAGCGCTACCACATTGTCTAGTACAA CTGGGAGCACATCAACCACTACCACAA CTGGAAGCGGATCAACCACAAGCGCTACCACATTGTCTAGTACAA CTGGGAGCACATCAACTGATACTACAA CTGGAAGCGGATCAACCACAAGCGCTACCACATTGTCTAGTACAA CTGGGAGCACATCAACTGATACTACAA CTGGAAGCGGATCAACCACAAGCGCTACCACATTGTCTAGTACAA CTGGGAGCACATCAACCGCTACCACAA CTCAGACCACATCGAACACAAATGGAACAGCTAACACTGGTGTTTATA TGTATCCTGTCCGTCTCGGGCTGCGAGCTTTCATAAGAACTTCTGTGCCACTGGATAAAGATAAAGCCAATGCCATTTTGCAGCAG taTTTAGGATACATAGCATACTACAACGTAAGTGGCAAAGTAACAAGCATTAAGCAGTTATGA
- the LOC113644113 gene encoding cell wall protein DAN4-like isoform X21 has product MLLVILFVGAVLFTEESVAQTTSDTNGTATTDVYTGNGSFTSATTLSSTTGSTSTDTTTGSGSITNTTTLPSTTGSTSTATTTSSGPITSATTLSSTTGSGSITSATTLSSTTGSTSTTTTTGSGSTTSATTLSSTTGSTSTDTTTGSGSTTSATTLSSTTGSTSTDTTTGSGSTTSATTLSSTTGSTSTATTTQTTSNTNGTANTGVYMYPVRLGLRAFIRTSVPLDKDKANAILQQYLGYIAYYNVSGKVTSIKQL; this is encoded by the exons ATGCTACTCGTAATCCTTTTCGTTGGTGCGGTTCTTTTTACAGAGGAGTCAGTAG CTCAGACCACATCGGACACAAATGGAACAGCTACCACTGATGTTTATa CTGGAAACGGATCATTCACAAGCGCTACCACATTGTCTAGTACAA CTGGGAGCACATCAACCGATACCACAA CTGGAAGTGGATCAATCACAAACACTACCACATTGCCTAGTACAA CTGGGAGCACATCAACCGCTACCACAA CTTCAAGCGGACCAATTACAAGCGCTACCACATTGTCTAGTACAA CTGGAAGCGGATCAATCACAAGCGCTACCACATTGTCTAGTACAA CTGGGAGCACATCAACCACTACCACAA CTGGAAGCGGATCAACCACAAGCGCTACCACATTGTCTAGTACAA CTGGGAGCACATCAACTGATACTACAA CTGGAAGCGGATCAACCACAAGCGCTACCACATTGTCTAGTACAA CTGGGAGCACATCAACTGATACTACAA CTGGAAGCGGATCAACCACAAGCGCTACCACATTGTCTAGTACAA CTGGGAGCACATCAACCGCTACCACAA CTCAGACCACATCGAACACAAATGGAACAGCTAACACTGGTGTTTATA TGTATCCTGTCCGTCTCGGGCTGCGAGCTTTCATAAGAACTTCTGTGCCACTGGATAAAGATAAAGCCAATGCCATTTTGCAGCAG taTTTAGGATACATAGCATACTACAACGTAAGTGGCAAAGTAACAAGCATTAAGCAGTTATGA
- the LOC113644113 gene encoding cell wall protein DAN4-like isoform X17, with product MLLVILFVGAVLFTEESVAQTTSDTNGTATTDVYTGNGSFTSATTLSSTTGSTSTDTTTGSGSITNTTTLPSTTENTSTDTTTGSGSITSATTLPSTTGSTSTDTTTGSGSITSATTLSSTTGSTSTTTTTGSGSTTSATTLSSTTGSTSTDTTTGSGSTTSATTLSSTTGSTSTDTTTGSGSTTSATTLSSTTGSTSTATTTQTTSNTNGTANTGVYMYPVRLGLRAFIRTSVPLDKDKANAILQQYLGYIAYYNVSGKVTSIKQL from the exons ATGCTACTCGTAATCCTTTTCGTTGGTGCGGTTCTTTTTACAGAGGAGTCAGTAG CTCAGACCACATCGGACACAAATGGAACAGCTACCACTGATGTTTATa CTGGAAACGGATCATTCACAAGCGCTACCACATTGTCTAGTACAA CTGGGAGCACATCAACCGATACCACAA CTGGAAGTGGATCAATCACAAACACTACCACATTGCCTAGTACAA CTGAGAACACATCAACTGATACTACAA CTGGAAGCGGATCAATCACAAGCGCTACCACATTGCCTAGTACAA CTGGGAGCACATCAACTGATACTACAA CTGGAAGCGGATCAATCACAAGCGCTACCACATTGTCTAGTACAA CTGGGAGCACATCAACCACTACCACAA CTGGAAGCGGATCAACCACAAGCGCTACCACATTGTCTAGTACAA CTGGGAGCACATCAACTGATACTACAA CTGGAAGCGGATCAACCACAAGCGCTACCACATTGTCTAGTACAA CTGGGAGCACATCAACTGATACTACAA CTGGAAGCGGATCAACCACAAGCGCTACCACATTGTCTAGTACAA CTGGGAGCACATCAACCGCTACCACAA CTCAGACCACATCGAACACAAATGGAACAGCTAACACTGGTGTTTATA TGTATCCTGTCCGTCTCGGGCTGCGAGCTTTCATAAGAACTTCTGTGCCACTGGATAAAGATAAAGCCAATGCCATTTTGCAGCAG taTTTAGGATACATAGCATACTACAACGTAAGTGGCAAAGTAACAAGCATTAAGCAGTTATGA
- the LOC113644113 gene encoding cell wall protein DAN4-like isoform X10: MLLVILFVGAVLFTEESVAQTTSDTNGTATTDVYTGNGSFTSATTLSSTTGSTSTDTTTGSGSITNTTTLPSTTENTSTDTTTGSGSITSATTLPSTTSSGPITSATTLSSTTGSGSITSATTLSSTTGSTSTTTTTGSGSTTSATTLSSTTGSTSTDTTTGSGSTTSATTLSSTTGSTSTDTTTGSGSTTSATTLSSTTGSTSTATTTQTTSNTNGTANTGVYMYPVRLGLRAFIRTSVPLDKDKANAILQQYLGYIAYYNVSGKVTSIKQL, from the exons ATGCTACTCGTAATCCTTTTCGTTGGTGCGGTTCTTTTTACAGAGGAGTCAGTAG CTCAGACCACATCGGACACAAATGGAACAGCTACCACTGATGTTTATa CTGGAAACGGATCATTCACAAGCGCTACCACATTGTCTAGTACAA CTGGGAGCACATCAACCGATACCACAA CTGGAAGTGGATCAATCACAAACACTACCACATTGCCTAGTACAA CTGAGAACACATCAACTGATACTACAA CTGGAAGCGGATCAATCACAAGCGCTACCACATTGCCTAGTACAA CTTCAAGCGGACCAATTACAAGCGCTACCACATTGTCTAGTACAA CTGGAAGCGGATCAATCACAAGCGCTACCACATTGTCTAGTACAA CTGGGAGCACATCAACCACTACCACAA CTGGAAGCGGATCAACCACAAGCGCTACCACATTGTCTAGTACAA CTGGGAGCACATCAACTGATACTACAA CTGGAAGCGGATCAACCACAAGCGCTACCACATTGTCTAGTACAA CTGGGAGCACATCAACTGATACTACAA CTGGAAGCGGATCAACCACAAGCGCTACCACATTGTCTAGTACAA CTGGGAGCACATCAACCGCTACCACAA CTCAGACCACATCGAACACAAATGGAACAGCTAACACTGGTGTTTATA TGTATCCTGTCCGTCTCGGGCTGCGAGCTTTCATAAGAACTTCTGTGCCACTGGATAAAGATAAAGCCAATGCCATTTTGCAGCAG taTTTAGGATACATAGCATACTACAACGTAAGTGGCAAAGTAACAAGCATTAAGCAGTTATGA
- the LOC113644113 gene encoding cell wall protein DAN4-like isoform X4 → MLLVILFVGAVLFTEESVAQTTSDTNGTATTDVYTGNGSFTSATTLSSTTGSTSTDTTTGSGSITNTTTLPSTTENTSTDTTTGSGSITSATTLPSTTGSTSTATTTSSGPITSATTLSSTTGSGSITSATTLSSTTGSTSTTTTTGSGSTTSATTLSSTTGSTSTDTTTGSGSTTSATTLSSTTGSTSTDTTTGSGSTTSATTLSSTTGSTSTATTTQTTSNTNGTANTGVYMYPVRLGLRAFIRTSVPLDKDKANAILQQYLGYIAYYNVSGKVTSIKQL, encoded by the exons ATGCTACTCGTAATCCTTTTCGTTGGTGCGGTTCTTTTTACAGAGGAGTCAGTAG CTCAGACCACATCGGACACAAATGGAACAGCTACCACTGATGTTTATa CTGGAAACGGATCATTCACAAGCGCTACCACATTGTCTAGTACAA CTGGGAGCACATCAACCGATACCACAA CTGGAAGTGGATCAATCACAAACACTACCACATTGCCTAGTACAA CTGAGAACACATCAACTGATACTACAA CTGGAAGCGGATCAATCACAAGCGCTACCACATTGCCTAGTACAA CTGGGAGCACATCAACCGCTACCACAA CTTCAAGCGGACCAATTACAAGCGCTACCACATTGTCTAGTACAA CTGGAAGCGGATCAATCACAAGCGCTACCACATTGTCTAGTACAA CTGGGAGCACATCAACCACTACCACAA CTGGAAGCGGATCAACCACAAGCGCTACCACATTGTCTAGTACAA CTGGGAGCACATCAACTGATACTACAA CTGGAAGCGGATCAACCACAAGCGCTACCACATTGTCTAGTACAA CTGGGAGCACATCAACTGATACTACAA CTGGAAGCGGATCAACCACAAGCGCTACCACATTGTCTAGTACAA CTGGGAGCACATCAACCGCTACCACAA CTCAGACCACATCGAACACAAATGGAACAGCTAACACTGGTGTTTATA TGTATCCTGTCCGTCTCGGGCTGCGAGCTTTCATAAGAACTTCTGTGCCACTGGATAAAGATAAAGCCAATGCCATTTTGCAGCAG taTTTAGGATACATAGCATACTACAACGTAAGTGGCAAAGTAACAAGCATTAAGCAGTTATGA
- the LOC113644113 gene encoding uncharacterized protein YBL113C-like isoform X19 has translation MLLVILFVGAVLFTEESVAQTTSDTNGTATTDVYTGNGSFTSATTLSSTTGSTSTDTTTGSGSITNTTTLPSTTENTSTDTTTGSGSITSATTLPSTTGSTSTATTTGSGSITSATTLSSTTGSGSTTSATTLSSTTGSTSTDTTTGSGSTTSATTLSSTTGSTSTDTTTGSGSTTSATTLSSTTGSTSTATTTQTTSNTNGTANTGVYMYPVRLGLRAFIRTSVPLDKDKANAILQQYLGYIAYYNVSGKVTSIKQL, from the exons ATGCTACTCGTAATCCTTTTCGTTGGTGCGGTTCTTTTTACAGAGGAGTCAGTAG CTCAGACCACATCGGACACAAATGGAACAGCTACCACTGATGTTTATa CTGGAAACGGATCATTCACAAGCGCTACCACATTGTCTAGTACAA CTGGGAGCACATCAACCGATACCACAA CTGGAAGTGGATCAATCACAAACACTACCACATTGCCTAGTACAA CTGAGAACACATCAACTGATACTACAA CTGGAAGCGGATCAATCACAAGCGCTACCACATTGCCTAGTACAA CTGGGAGCACATCAACCGCTACCACAA CTGGAAGCGGATCAATCACAAGCGCTACCACATTGTCTAGTACAA CTGGAAGCGGATCAACCACAAGCGCTACCACATTGTCTAGTACAA CTGGGAGCACATCAACTGATACTACAA CTGGAAGCGGATCAACCACAAGCGCTACCACATTGTCTAGTACAA CTGGGAGCACATCAACTGATACTACAA CTGGAAGCGGATCAACCACAAGCGCTACCACATTGTCTAGTACAA CTGGGAGCACATCAACCGCTACCACAA CTCAGACCACATCGAACACAAATGGAACAGCTAACACTGGTGTTTATA TGTATCCTGTCCGTCTCGGGCTGCGAGCTTTCATAAGAACTTCTGTGCCACTGGATAAAGATAAAGCCAATGCCATTTTGCAGCAG taTTTAGGATACATAGCATACTACAACGTAAGTGGCAAAGTAACAAGCATTAAGCAGTTATGA
- the LOC113644113 gene encoding cell wall protein DAN4-like isoform X3, translated as MLLVILFVGAVLFTEESVAQTTSDTNGTATTDVYTGNGSFTSATTLSSTTGSTSTDTTTGSGSITNTTTLPSTTENTSTDTTTGSGSITSATTLPSTTGSTSTATTTSSGPITSATTLSSTTGSTSTDTTTGSGSITSATTLSSTTGSTSTTTTTGSGSTTSATTLSSTTGSTSTDTTTGSGSTTSATTLSSTTGSGSTTSATTLSSTTGSTSTATTTQTTSNTNGTANTGVYMYPVRLGLRAFIRTSVPLDKDKANAILQQYLGYIAYYNVSGKVTSIKQL; from the exons ATGCTACTCGTAATCCTTTTCGTTGGTGCGGTTCTTTTTACAGAGGAGTCAGTAG CTCAGACCACATCGGACACAAATGGAACAGCTACCACTGATGTTTATa CTGGAAACGGATCATTCACAAGCGCTACCACATTGTCTAGTACAA CTGGGAGCACATCAACCGATACCACAA CTGGAAGTGGATCAATCACAAACACTACCACATTGCCTAGTACAA CTGAGAACACATCAACTGATACTACAA CTGGAAGCGGATCAATCACAAGCGCTACCACATTGCCTAGTACAA CTGGGAGCACATCAACCGCTACCACAA CTTCAAGCGGACCAATTACAAGCGCTACCACATTGTCTAGTACAA CTGGGAGCACATCAACTGATACTACAA CTGGAAGCGGATCAATCACAAGCGCTACCACATTGTCTAGTACAA CTGGGAGCACATCAACCACTACCACAA CTGGAAGCGGATCAACCACAAGCGCTACCACATTGTCTAGTACAA CTGGGAGCACATCAACTGATACTACAA CTGGAAGCGGATCAACCACAAGCGCTACCACATTGTCTAGTACAA CTGGAAGCGGATCAACCACAAGCGCTACCACATTGTCTAGTACAA CTGGGAGCACATCAACCGCTACCACAA CTCAGACCACATCGAACACAAATGGAACAGCTAACACTGGTGTTTATA TGTATCCTGTCCGTCTCGGGCTGCGAGCTTTCATAAGAACTTCTGTGCCACTGGATAAAGATAAAGCCAATGCCATTTTGCAGCAG taTTTAGGATACATAGCATACTACAACGTAAGTGGCAAAGTAACAAGCATTAAGCAGTTATGA